One segment of Eretmochelys imbricata isolate rEreImb1 chromosome 5, rEreImb1.hap1, whole genome shotgun sequence DNA contains the following:
- the ZNF366 gene encoding zinc finger protein 366 gives MQKELNTMKNEDVCFNVDKIHTSHCLQPVEPDVKSHRTAPLSEEFRAQLAQFQYGPSLGDIETFHGSLEGGSRKRKSMPTKMPHTIPTGDPTSPSHRSENNNVCSPSLPLMYQQPTQPKYNSQMIDLCDIGFQFYRSLEHFGAKPIKQEPVKPNMMWPNTPAFVQTPYSYYPKVHPGLMFPFIMPPNFHFRNSFQLKRSPEPAFRRTELRESGDNKQKVERVDVNLQIDDSYYVDVGGEQKRWQCPMCEKSYTSKYNLVTHILGHSGIKPHACTRCGKLFKQLSHLHTHMLTHQGTRPHKCQVCHKAFTQTSHLKRHMMQHSDIKPYNCRICGRGFAYPSELKAHESKHESGRENICVECGLDFPTLAQLKRHLTTHRGPIQYNCTECDKTFQYPSQLQNHMMKHKDIRPYICTECGMEFVQPHHLKQHSLTHKGVKEHKCGICGREFTLLANMKRHVLIHTNIRAYQCHLCFKSFVQKQTLKAHMIVHSDVKPFKCKLCGKEFNRMHNLMGHMHLHSDSKPFKCLYCPSKFTLKGNLTRHMKVKHGVMERGFHSPGFGRGRITLSQTGVLRNLEQEEPFDLSQKSQGKGISFHSDGESAKGSSCQEEEEDNCYEAEQYSPVMYHHENNKLYMPRDLSSKPDYVVKDFKESYCDEKEEMLQEGGLEEGKGNQDKEENQEERSFANNKECLSFRPFEKARLSHSLSDYLYFKHRKNSLKELLERKMEKQAMLLGI, from the exons ATGCAGAAGGAATTAAATACGATGAAAAATGAGGATGTATGTTTCAATGTTGACAAAATACACACATCACACTGCCTGCAGCCAGTGGAGCCTGATGTGAAGTCTCACAGAACTGCACCACTCAGTGAAGAATTCAGGGCACAGCTTGCACAGTTCCAGTATGGTCCTTCCCTGGGGGATATAGAAACCTTTCACGGATCCTTAGAAGGAGGGTCCCGGAAACGCAAAAGCATGCCCACAAAAATGCCTCATACTATCCCTACGGGAGATCCTACGTCACCATCACACAGATCTGAAAACAACAATGTATGCTCCCCCAGTCTTCCTTTGATGTACCAACAACCCACACAGCCCAAATATAACTCCCAAATGATTGATCTGTGTGACATTGGCTTTCAGTTCTACAGAAGTCTGGAGCACTTTGGAGCCAAGCCCATTAAACAAGAACCAGTAAAGCCCAACATGATGTGGCCCAACACTCCTGCATTTGTGCAGACTCCTTACTCTTATTACCCAAAAGTCCACCCTGGCCTGATGTTTCCTTTTATTATGCCCCCAAACTTCCATTTCAGGAATTCCTTCCAACTGAAAAGATCCCCGGAGCCAGCATTCAGGAGGACTGAACTGAGGGAAAGTGGTGACAATAAACAGAAGGTGGAAAGAGTAGATGTCAACCTCCAGATTGATGACAGCTATTATGTTGATGTAGGGGGAGAACAAAAACGATGGCAATGCCCAATGTGTGAAAAGTCCTACACTTCTAAGTACAACCTGGTCACCCACATCTTGGGACATAGTGGCATCAAACCTCATGCTTGCACTCGGTGTGGCAAGCTTTTCAAGCAGCTGAGTCACTTGCACACTCATATGTTGACACACCAAGGCACTCGACCACATAAGTGCCAGGTGTGTCACAAGGCTTTCACCCAAACCAGTCACCTGAAGAGACATATGATGCAACACAGTGACATCAAGCCTTACAACTGTAGGATCTGTGGCAGAGGTTTTGCCTATCCAAGTGAGCTGAAAGCCCACGAGTCCAAGCATGAGAGTGGCCGAGAGAACATTTGTGTTGAGTGTGGTCTTGACTTTCCAACCCTGGCCCAGCTGAAGAGACACTTAACAACCCATCGAGGTCCTATACAATACAATTGCACAGAATGTGATAAAACTTTCCAGTACCCAAGCCAGCTGCAAAATCACATGATGAAGCACAAAGACATCCGTCCATACATCTGTACTGAATGTGGCATGGAGTTTGTGCAGCCCCACCATCTCAAGCAACACTCTTTAACCCACAAG GGTGTGAAAGAGCACAAATGTGGGATCTGTGGCCGGGAGTTTACTCTGCTAGCCAACATGAAGAGACATGTGTTGATCCACACCAATATCCGAGCCTACCAGTGTCACCTGTGCTTCAAGAGCTTTGTGCAGAAACAGACTCTGAAGGCACACATGATTGTTCACTCTGATGTCAAGCCCTTTAAATGCAAG CTGTGCGGAAAGGAATTTAACAGAATGCACAATTTAATGGGACACATGCACTTGCATTCAGACAGCAAACCATTCAAGTGTCTCTACTGTCCCAGCAAATTCACCTTGAAGGGAAACCTCACCAGACACATGAAAGTCAAACACGGGGTCATGGAAAGAGGATTTCATTCTCCAG GTTTTGGAAGAGGAAGAATTACACTGTCCCAAACAGGTGTCTTGAGAAACTTGGAACAGGAAGAGCCTTTTGACCTTTCCCAGAAAAGCCAAGGGAAAGGAATTTCATTTCATTCTGATGGTGAGAGTGCCAAGGGAAGCTCAtgtcaggaggaagaggaagacaaCTGCTACGAAGCAGAGCAGTACAGTCCTGTCATGTACCATCATGAAAACAACAAGCTGTATATGCCCCGAGATCTGTCTAGCAAACCAGACTACGTGGTGAAAGATTTCAAAGAGTCCTACTGTGATGAGAAGGAGGAAATGTTGCAAGAAGGAGgactggaggaggggaaaggaaatcaAGACAAAGAAGAAAACCAAGAGGAGAGAAGCTTTGCAAATAACAAGGAATGCCTGAGCTTTAGACCCTTTGAAAAGGCCAGACTCAGCCATTCTCTCTCTGATTACCTATACTTCAAACACAGGAAGAACAGTTTAAAAGAATTActggaaaggaaaatggaaaaacaagCAATGCTTTTAGGCATCTAA